The Mauremys mutica isolate MM-2020 ecotype Southern chromosome 1, ASM2049712v1, whole genome shotgun sequence genome has a segment encoding these proteins:
- the TASL gene encoding TLR adapter interacting with SLC15A4 on the lysosome translates to MLSEGYLCGIPYFCDDFLSSKLYRKRAAEEKVHEMSSMCGFTYSSMDETQGRSLFQRCRTVGKFFSSVHSKGSKHNGRQKETLLQVIQSTEFERQTSPVGDMSGGSTSRDTYLVPSSCKSICKNYNDLHIAGGHVMPISSVTTDFTCDSGIGPFLESSEIPPPMESMKMPPNDLIRKPVQGYSSCWRVTSIMQHQQPLSNSILNDYLEQKVVELYKQYIMDSMVNSASPTQILASELIMTNVDQISMQISRERNMETTKAKDMVINCLLRLASGKVSSEISTPSLQISQ, encoded by the coding sequence ATGTTGTCAGAAGGGTATCTTTGTGGAATCCCCTATTTTTGTGATGACTTCTTGAGTTCCAAGCTCTACAGAAAGCGAGCAGCAGAGGAGAAGGTGCATGAGATGAGCTCCATGTGTGGCTTTACCTATTCCTCCATGGATGAAACACAAGGCAGAAGTCTCTTTCAGAGGTGCAGGACTGTGGGCAAGTTCTTTTCTTCAGTCCATTCCAAAGGAAGCAAACACAATGGAAGACAGAAAGAGACTTTACTGCAGGTTATTCAGAGCACAGAGTTTGAAAGGCAAACATCTCCAGTTGGGGATATGTCTGGAGGATCCACAAGTAGAGATACCTACCTGGTTCCTTCTTCCTGTAAAAGCATTTGCAAGAATTACAATGATTTGCACATTGCTGGTGGCCATGTGATGCCTATCAGCTCAGTAACAACAGATTTTACCTGTGACAGTGGGATAGGCCCATTTTTGGAGTCATCAGAGATTCCTCCGCCTATGGAATCCATGAAGATGCCACCCAATGACCTCATTCGCAAGCCCGTCCAAGGGTACTCATCATGCTGGCGAGTGACCAGCATAATGCAACACCAGCAGCCCCTCTCCAATTCAATACTGAATGACTACCTAGAGCAGAAAGTGGTGGAGCTGTACAAGCAGTATATCATGGACAGCATGGTCAACAGTGCATCCCCCACTCAGATCCTGGCCTCTGAGCTCATCATGACCAACGTAGACCAAATCAGCATGCAGATATCACGAGAGAGGAATATGGAGACCACCAAGGCCAAAGACATGGTCATTAACTGCCTGTTACGACTGGCCAGTGGAAAAGTATCTAGTGAAATAAGCACCCCTAGTCTGCAAATTTCGCAATAA